Part of the Vitis vinifera cultivar Pinot Noir 40024 chromosome 13, ASM3070453v1 genome is shown below.
ttttaaataagatttatctcatttattttaactcatatttatttttattaattttaaactataaatttatttataaagaaactatatttaaagtattgtggttatataagataatcataaaataattattataaaaaatgagtaataAATGTGGaattataattctaaaatatattctcattaGTATGGGTAAATGaggtaaaaattatttgagattaagaataaattaactattttaaccTAGtccttaaaatgaaaaataaatttaagttataatattaagttattttacaaaaatatacttaatatatttaatgatttaaattaagtcattaagttatgttaaatcattaagttaatttattaagggagaattatcttttggggtaGATGAGctcccaaattaacaaaaggttcatataactcttcaaattgagttgaaagatatgaaatagtaacggacaaatataccctttaagaacacatataaaatattttataaaattaagttaaataattttttttcaataatttttttttcaaaaatactaaattaaataaaagtagttttaaaaaatattaaattaaataatttttttttcaaaaatattaaattaaatttttttttcaaaaatattaaattaaattaaagtattttaaaaaaatattaaattaaattttttaaaaatattaaattaaataaatttattttttaaaaatattaaattaaataaaagtattttaaaaaatattaaattacataaaagtatttttttaaaatattaaattaaataaaagtatttttaaaaaatattaattttttttctcaaaatcaacaaagggaatttttggaaatactgaaagATAATAtctttcaactcaatttccatactttcattgggtcttggattcaatttaaagagttacatggaccttttgttaatttgagggtccatctacccccaaaacataattctcccattTATTAAACACTCTCTAAGACTGTACAATTAAAAAATCCATTACAAAACtataacaatattttaaatctccttataaaaatattgagtttcaataaattatatgatatgatatattgATATGTACGGATGAAAATGACTTATTTATTCATCGTACATATcaatatatcatatcatataatttatagaaaaaatctAATATCCATCATTCTCAATTGAACTTTCAAATGAAGTTAAGGTTTAAAGCTAAGCTTGGTTTAAAAATATGGCTTATGGTTTCCTTAGTCGAGTCTGAGCTACTCAAACAAAAACTAGGGATACAATTTAAGGTGATTGGAATAGGCCGATGGCTAACCCGAACCCAATTtgaattaagaaacaatttATTCAACTACAATTCAATCTAACCTCTAACCCATAATATTTAAGTTCAATTCAACATCTTTTTTTTACACTTAGATtgggtttaaaaaataaaaatacatatgaaataactataatttaatatttttctttaaaatatataaataaataaataaagtaaaaattattatataggataatataaattataaatattataaaaaaatattaaatcaattttgTGTTAGTTTCGAGTTGTTCAAACTTTAACCCGAGTccaacccaaattaaaaaaaaaattaatacaagctcaatctaaatattaaaaattattgtccAAACCTGTCCAAATATCAggttggaaaatatttttttatgaaagtcctaaaaattagtttttaaatattgttattaaaaatagtgaTTTGATATTAGTAGGAACCCTTGTTTTTCTTTCGATACTTGTAAGTTACAAATTATAATCGATGAAATGAATTAACCAAAGCCCAAATACAATTTAGTTGGATTGATATGGATAAAAATGAAGTCGTCCAACCCAGCCCAAAACAGGGTTAGGCCTGCCTAAGTTACAGCCcggcaaaataataataataataatttaattaattaaaaaataaaaatataagtaaaagaCTTGATGTGTTGTTTGGATGACaggaaaatagaagagaatGGCACTTTCTGTTTCCTCATTTGCTTCGTCTTCCTGCCGTAATTTTCCTGCTACCAATACCACGGCAGCGGTGGGTTTGCGCTCTGACTTACCCAAAATCCACACACCTATTTCTCGATGTAAAACTAACCCCACCTTCAGAGTCAGTTTTCTCCCTGTCAGAGTCACAAGAAAACCACCAAGGAAATCACTTCAAGGTGAAATATTTTAAACCGACCTTGctcttttttaatttccttagaGGGTTTGACCTTCTTTAATTAATCTCTGgctgattttcatttttttagaactctCAATAGCAGTGCTGTGActtcttagttttttttcctttttgtttataTCTGTTGATGATTGGTTCCAATCAAGTAGCCAGcctataaagaaaataattgctTATGGATTGTAAAATTTGATTGCCAATTGATAGTTTAACGGTCTTGAACCGAAGGGTTTTGCTTATTTAACTATTGGGTTCATTGGAGAAATCACCATATGGGAgacaagaaaaaaggaagaagaagaggaaattaacaatgaaaaaggagaaaatgaatgaactaagaaaataaaaagaaaggaagagaaagaaggaaaagggaaaaaattttGTGTTCTATTTCCTTTAGTTTTGCAATGACAGAGAAGAATTTTAGTGaagcaaaatttaaaattttcttcatttgttattatttttggttttcttttatcTCTCTTTTCAATTAAATTCAAGCTTCAGGACAGAAAAACTAAATTTACATGTACATAATACATATACCCGTAGAAGGTATCTATCAGAAACTGTACTGTTTCTGAATTCCCTAAAAGGGAATCATATGGAGTGAGTATGGTTTGAACCTTGTtaacttcaaaaaataatttgccACAGAAAAATATCTGATGCTATTTGGTGCAATTTCCTATGTCACAACTTGAGAGTGTTTAATGTCTACTGCTTTTTGGCAGTGAGATCAGTGGCTGCTCCTTCAGAAGCTGTTGCTGGGTTTGATGAGATGGTTTCTGGGACCGCGCGGAAGTATTACATGCTAGGTGGGAAGGGTGGTGTTGGAAAAACAAGTTGTGCTGCATCACTTGCCGTAAAATTTGCGAACAATGGGCACCCCACACTAGTGGTTTCAACTGATCCAGCACATTCTCTGAGTGATTCTTTTGCCCAGGTTTAAATATTACTTTCTAATACTGGTCAAGTTATCATAACTTCTGTTTAACTATCCTTTCTGCTTTTACACTAGAATTTGTATGATAAATTGCTTCATTTCTTTGTGTGCATGTCTGTATGTGGCTCGGATATGATTCAGGATTTGACTGGGGGGATGCTGGTACCAGTTGAAGGACCTGATTCACCATTGTTTGCTCTTGAGGTATGTACAGAAACCTTCCTGTATGAGTATCTGCTTTGTTTTGAGTGATAATTTTGTTATCTCACACAGCCCATGAAACGATTGGTATTATGGCAATGCATCCGTTAAATTTTCTATGAGGCTTTGTTGCCTCATTACTCAGTTTAATTGGTAGTTTTCATACAGATAAACCCTGAAAAGGCTCGGGAAGAATTCCGCAATGCAAGTCAGAAAAATGGGGGAACTGGTGTCAAAGATTTCATGGATGGCATGGGCCTTGGAATGCTTGTTGAACAGGTAAAGCTTTATCTATATTTATAACATTGTGACTTGAGGACTATTATTTTATCTGATCAAAGTAATTCTAAGAATAGTGGTAGATCAACTGAAGGGTATTGTGTATGGTTTCAAATAACCTCACAAGTTTGTTTAGTTATTTTGTTCGAGTTTAAATTGCAATATGAAGCAGAGCTTGAGGAATCTGATCTGCCTTCATTCTTTAGctttatttatttctcatttgTTGAAGTTCTAAGTGGCAGCACAAGCATCTACTCACTTGCATGTATTCTCAGTTCCTCACTTCATAATGCTAGGTAAAATAGCATTTGGAGCCATGTAGGTGCCAAGAGTGATACGATCCTGTTCTATCTTGAATTTCCTCCTACGTCTAGTTctatcttcttttcttttcttcatcctttttttttttaattgtggcTGCTTTTTACTGTGGGATTTCAGTTTGTTATCCACTTTGCTTATGCTATATCTTTTATTGACAAAGTTAGGAGAGTTAAAACTAGGAGAGCTATTGGACACACCGCCTCCTGGTCTGGATGAAGCTATTGCAATTTCCAAGGCAAGTATAGTTCGCCTGGCTTTTGTGATTTCTCTGGTAGTATTGCATCTGATTGTATTTTGGATTTTCCTTGCTTCCTCACTGATGACAAAACATGTTTCCAGGTTATGCAATTTCTTGAGTCACAAGAATATAGTATATTTACTCGAATTGTTTTTGATACTGCACCCACGGTAAGGAAAAACCAACATATTTCACATCTCTTTCTCATATCATCCACTGGACTTGACAAATTGTCATTAACAGGGTCATACACTGCGGCTTTTGTCCTTACCAGATTTCTTGGATGCATCTATTGGCAAGATATTGAAGGTAGGAATCTCAACTAGGATAAAACAAAGCTCATGGATGAGTTGGCTTGCTGATCCAATGCAGAATatgattaattttcatttagtgGAACAGTAAGAAGGATCTAACTATAAGCCAAATGTACCTATAAACATAATAATGAACGAAAGCCTTTTATGTTGTTTAAGATTTTAGTCTCTTCTGATTATTGCTAAATATATTACTTGGACAAAGATCAGTTGGAGAAAGCaacattaataataaaaaattgctgAAATCACCATAATTTTTTGGGGATCAACATGACAAACtgctaattttttcaaatttatcttCAAGAAAAGCGaccacaaattttattttatttatttattggcaTCTCAATGTCGAATTGTTTCTTAATGTTTATTGCCAATAAATATGGGTTTATGTTGGATGCCTTATATATCATCAGGGcattataccttttttttttttttgataagtgcaTCAGGGCATTATACCTTTACAGATATGAGAGTTAGTTTTATCTATGAGAAGGTAGAAACATTCTAAAATGTATAATCTTAATTACCAGGAAGTTTGATAAGCAGCAGCCATTCTAAGTAGACTGGAGTTGGCCATTGCTGAACCACGCTTTCAtgtgttctttttttctttttctttttttttttgtgttctttccttttttccttggGATGGAGGGTAGGGAGCATGGGTGCAATGGGGTGAAGGGAAAATGAACGGCACAAAACGCTGTTGTCTacttgtttgtttcttttctcttgTTGCTTTGCTACATTTTCTTAACTTGTTTTTCTACAACAGACTTGTTTCATGTTTATATTTGAATTCATAGTTCGAAATTTTGGCTGAAGTTGCCCATTATGAGATCACACTAATAACTTTGATACACAGCCAGTTTCTTTTCGACCTTGGGGTCCATATAAAGCTAATAATGAAGGAATTATTGGCCTTAATGGCTTCAAAGCTGTTTGTAAGAGACATGGATAAGGTCCTGAGAAAATGTCTTAAGCAAAAAAACCTGTGAGCAAAGCTATTGACAATTACCAAGATTACTGCCAAAATTAGGTATTACAAttaaaaaagcaaataaaatgcAATAATGGATGACGGGACAGTGTGGTGTACAAGTGAAATAACCTAGCATTTTGAAATCTTAACACTCATAACTCTGGAAAAATTTTATCTAatactgaaaaaaaaattaattggtaGATAGTTTTCAGCCTTTCATCTGATTGGAAAATAGCAATCAAGTGAAGTAAAATTGACCTTATGAAGATTGAGTACTTGTGGAGGAAGGGAGGGATCCATATCCATATATAGGTTGTTCATTTTAATAAGCCCATATCCTCATTTGTATTCTGTGAGTCCAATAATTTTTTGGTTCATGTGCTAGTTTGTGGTGGTCAAATACCATACTTAAGCTTTACCAACTGTGTACGGTCAATCCCTGATTCTCTGTTCACAACTTCTTCAATTTGATATGTTACTTCATCTTGAAATCCTGTTTAGCTGCATACAATAATTAGTCAAGAATTCTTTGTTCAGACAGTTTACTGATACATGGGACAGTGTTATGAAATTCGTTTTTTTGCATATGATACTGGGATACATTTGATCACAGGAAACAAAGCATCATCATCCACATTACAAGTGTTTTTCACACATGTCTCATTTATCTTTGTCTAGTGTTTTTAGAGTAGTTTCTCATGTttgttaatgttttttttttcttttttcttttgtctttttttctttttgctcttCCACATTGCCTGTTACAGCTTAAGCAGAAGTTAGCTTCAGCTACTTCAGCCATCAAATCTGTTTTTGGACAAGAAGAAACCCGGCAGGATGCTGTAAGTTTGATTTGTATGGAGCTGGTACCCTATGATGTTCTAAAAACTGTCACTAACCAATATACTTTTGCTTCATTATGTAGGCTGACAAATTAGAGCGACTAAGGGAGAGAATGGTAAAAGTGCGGGAGCTTTTCCGTGACACAGACTC
Proteins encoded:
- the LOC100266785 gene encoding ATPase GET3B — protein: MALSVSSFASSSCRNFPATNTTAAVGLRSDLPKIHTPISRCKTNPTFRVSFLPVRVTRKPPRKSLQVRSVAAPSEAVAGFDEMVSGTARKYYMLGGKGGVGKTSCAASLAVKFANNGHPTLVVSTDPAHSLSDSFAQDLTGGMLVPVEGPDSPLFALEINPEKAREEFRNASQKNGGTGVKDFMDGMGLGMLVEQLGELKLGELLDTPPPGLDEAIAISKVMQFLESQEYSIFTRIVFDTAPTGHTLRLLSLPDFLDASIGKILKLKQKLASATSAIKSVFGQEETRQDAADKLERLRERMVKVRELFRDTDSTEFVIVTIPTVMAISESSRLHASLKRENVPVKKLIVNQVLPPSTSDCKFCAMKRKDQMRALDMIKDDPELSNLTLIQAPLVDVEIRGVPALQFMGDIVWK